Below is a genomic region from Spongiibacter nanhainus.
GCCACCGGCAGAGGTGCCAGAGCAATCACTTTGACCCGCCAGAGAAGCCAGAAGATTCGGCAAGTCGTTCAGCAGTTCGCCCGCTGCCAATTGCAAATTGGCCTGCGCAGTGCCAAAAGCCGCTTGCGGATCCGCTGCCGTCTCGGCACTGGCAACACCCAGCACAGAATCGAGGATGTCGACCACGTCTTCGACAACTACCTGATCAAGACACTTCACTGCACCTTCCAGTGGTGTGCCGGCAGTGCCATCGGCCAACGTTCCAAAGACCTGGGTGGACAGCGGCTCTTGGACCACATCCAGAGGACCTTCAACACCTTGGTATTGAGTGACCGGATCGCCACCACCACCGGGGTTGCCACCATCGCCGCCGGGATTGTTACCACCACCGCCACCACCGCTGCTACCGCCACCGCAGGCGGTCAGGGAAAGGCTCGCGGCTAACGCAATCGCGGCCACGCCTTTGCCAGATTCAAGTTTCCACATATGCTTTACTCCGTTATATAAATCAGATCGCCGTCGATACCTAGAAAAGAGGTCCCGCTCGCACATCATGCTGTTGCATACCGCGCCACAGTTAATAAAGCAGCAACGCCACAACATGTGGTGAACATTGAAGCAATAATGGGAAGTAGAAGAACTAAGGGAAAACCGAAGCGCCCCCTAGTGAACTGTGACCGACATCACAAAACGTCGACTAGTGCACAACCGGATAACAATGAGACACTCCCATAACAGGGCGAATGGCATGTTTGTACAAGACCTGGATAATACGTCGCACAATGTCTGTACGAAGCCCTTATGACTGCTACCACTATTGACTGGGACTACCCCAACCCCTTCACGTTGACTATCTGTGTAGAAGACCAACACATAGATGGACTGGGACATGCCAATAACGCGGCCTACGTGATCTGGTGCCAGGACGCCGGCTGGCAGCACTCCCAACATTTAGGCCTGGATCTCAATGCCTACTGCGAACTCGACGCCGCCATGGCTATCCGCCATGCCGAATATGATTACGCCGGTGCCGCCTACGCAGGCGAGCGCTGCGTTATGGCAACCTGGCTCACCGGAAACGACGGCCGCCTGACGATGGAGCGGCGCTTCCAATTGGTCCGGGAGGAGGATGGCAAAACGCTGCTCCGCGCCCGCTGGCAAGTGGTCTGCATTCGCAAAAGCAGCGGTCGACCGCGCCGCATGCCACAGGCCTTTCTGGATCGCTACGGCGCAGCCGTAATCAATCCGGCACGCTGAAAAACAGGGCGCGTAAAAATAGATAGCTGGCATGCCTGAAGTTATCTGTAAACATTAGTGTTGCCTTAGCGGAGGCGTGTACTATTTATCGGACCTGTTGACTGGAATACGCCATGTCTAGAGCCGTATACATCACCTTGAAATGGGTCGCACTGGCAACGGTGGGCATACTCGCACTTGCCGCAACCGCTATTGCCGCCTTGCTGTTCTGGATTGACCCAGGACTATTCCGCGATGACCTAGAGGACCTGGCCAGACAGCAGGGTATAGCCCTGCATTTGAGAGGGGAGCTGGACTGGCGAATCTATCCGCAAATACAGATTATCACCACTGACACGGCATTGGGTGCCATTGATGCACCGCCACTGGCAGAGCTGGATAGCCTTGCGGTGTCGGTGGCTCTGCGCCCTCTGCTGCGTTCAGAGCTGCAGGTTATCGGCATTACTGTGGCAGGGCTGCGAGCCCGTTTTGAGGTTGATGAGAACGGCGACAACAATTGGCAAACGCTGATTGACCGAACCAACCCGCCCGGGGAGACGCCAACTCAAACAAGCGCAACGCCGCCGAACCAGGACTCACACTCCACGCCCATTTCCATCGATAAACTTCGGGTCGTCGACAGCCAAATCAACTACATAAACCGCCTAACTGCGCAAACGGCCAGTGTCAGCAATATCAACGTAGTGATTGAAAACCTGGGGCAAGCTGGGGCGCCAAGCACAGTAGCGCTAAAGGCAAAGCTCACCGCCAGCGATCCCGCCCAAGTCGTCAGCAGCGAATTTGCAATCGAATCGACATTGAACGCGAATACGCAGTTCAGTGCGCTCGAATTGCAAGACGCCAATGTCGACATCGCCCTGCACTACCGTGCCGGAGAAAAGGAAATTGACAGCCGACTTCAACTCCCTCTCCTTTCGCTGTCGGTCAATCTCGAGGAGCCCCTCAGCATAAAAACTCTTGCCGTCAAGGACGGCAATATCAGCTATACCGACAATCAAGGCAACCGCGTACAAGCCCGCGAACTCCTCGTCACGGGCAAGTACCAGGCGGGGATCGCCGACAACTGGAAACTGGCCGGGGCAATCGACGCAACGCTTGCAACGGGTGGCGATGGGCAGGCGCGCACCATTAATACCACGGTGGAGGCCGGCGCCGTGGTCATGCCCGGCGACAATGCCAAGACCTTCGCCCTGGACAAGGTGCACCTACAGTTGTTTCCCGAGCTCAATCCCCTGCGCATCAGCGGCGATGCCAAGCTTCAATTCGACCCACTGGATGTACAGGGCCAGGTAAGCGTTGCTAAATTCAATCCACAGACCCTGGCGGCCGCGCTAACCCTGCCGTTGCCGGAGCGAGCTGACCCCCAAAGCCTTACTAACACCTCAGTGCGCAGCCGATTCAGTGTTACAGAGACATTACTCAATGTAACTGAAATTGCGCTTACCCTGGACGACACCACCGCCAAGGGTAAGCTCTCTCTTCCCCTTGGCGATGCCGGTGGCCGACCTATTCGGGTCACCCTGAACCTTGATCAGATAGATTTGGATCGCTATTTACCACCGCCGGATTCCACTGAACCGGGCAATAAAGAAGAGGCGTCATCACCAACGCAGCGCGAAGAGTGGGACTTCTCGGCGCTGTCCGACCTCAGGCTCGAAGCAGACGTCCAAGCCGGCCGTTTTACTCTACGCCGCCTGCCCTTCACCGACACCAGGCTCAGCCTTGCAGCCCGCGACGGCAAAGTGACCCTCTCATCGCTAAAAGGAAAGCTCTACGACAGCCCTATTACCCTGGCCGGCGAGCTTGATACCGGTGCCATGCCCTATCGGGTCAGTACAGAGGGACAAGCTAGCCACCTCCCCCTTGGCAGAGTGCTCAAGGACCTGCAACTGGAGGAACGTTTCTCTGGCAACAGTGATATTGCCTTTCAACTGTCTACCCGGGGTAA
It encodes:
- a CDS encoding acyl-CoA thioesterase; protein product: MTATTIDWDYPNPFTLTICVEDQHIDGLGHANNAAYVIWCQDAGWQHSQHLGLDLNAYCELDAAMAIRHAEYDYAGAAYAGERCVMATWLTGNDGRLTMERRFQLVREEDGKTLLRARWQVVCIRKSSGRPRRMPQAFLDRYGAAVINPAR
- a CDS encoding AsmA family protein yields the protein MSRAVYITLKWVALATVGILALAATAIAALLFWIDPGLFRDDLEDLARQQGIALHLRGELDWRIYPQIQIITTDTALGAIDAPPLAELDSLAVSVALRPLLRSELQVIGITVAGLRARFEVDENGDNNWQTLIDRTNPPGETPTQTSATPPNQDSHSTPISIDKLRVVDSQINYINRLTAQTASVSNINVVIENLGQAGAPSTVALKAKLTASDPAQVVSSEFAIESTLNANTQFSALELQDANVDIALHYRAGEKEIDSRLQLPLLSLSVNLEEPLSIKTLAVKDGNISYTDNQGNRVQARELLVTGKYQAGIADNWKLAGAIDATLATGGDGQARTINTTVEAGAVVMPGDNAKTFALDKVHLQLFPELNPLRISGDAKLQFDPLDVQGQVSVAKFNPQTLAAALTLPLPERADPQSLTNTSVRSRFSVTETLLNVTEIALTLDDTTAKGKLSLPLGDAGGRPIRVTLNLDQIDLDRYLPPPDSTEPGNKEEASSPTQREEWDFSALSDLRLEADVQAGRFTLRRLPFTDTRLSLAARDGKVTLSSLKGKLYDSPITLAGELDTGAMPYRVSTEGQASHLPLGRVLKDLQLEERFSGNSDIAFQLSTRGNHASALQQALNGHLSVTGRELSLSGMNIERAFCRLVTAVQKQAFNPAEWADVTHFADTTTRIHFKKGVARIEQLKAGVSQLAVSAKGKVDLGQSLFDVVFNTRLASQDKQHSPCTIDNPKLLDRDIPIRCQASFDGLDLSTCLPDMRVAEDIAKEKLKDKIDDKAKSFLEEKLGEEKSKAAEQLFKQLIKPSTKSSPPSEQNNSPPSPTENDTAGQ